The window CAACCCCGTTTCCTCTCATATGCTTCACTCGAGAGGGCCTCGACACCACTCAATTTCTTACAGCATTGCGCGAGCAGCAGATCGCCTGGATGTCAGAGGCGAGTCTCAACGGAACTCCGGTCTTACGCGCATGTATCACCAGTTTTAAAACCACGGAAGCCGACATCCGCTGGGTGGTAGGCGAAATGAACCGCCTCATTGATGAAGGCATTGGTCAATGCACTTCAACGCAGGAACTGCTCATACCTGCGCAGGCCAGAAACGGATAAAAATGAAACGGGACACGATTGCTATCCATGGCGGCTACGAAGTTGATCCGACAACCAAAGCTGTAGCTGTACCGATTTATCAAACCGTCTCCTACGCATTTGATAGCGCCGATCATGCCGCGGCATTATTCAACCTCGAAGCTGAAGGTTATCGCTATACCCGCATAGGAAACCCAACGACAGCAGTATTAGAACGAAGAGTCGCAGCGCTCGAGGGAGGGCTGGACGCTCTCTGTGTCAGCAGCGGACAAGCAGCCGTCAACTATGCTGTCCTCAACGTCACCCAGCTTGGAAGCAACATCGTCTCTGTCCCACAGCTCTACGGCACCACGCACACACTATTCGCTCACATACTGCCGAGCCAGGGTGTAACTGTACGCTTCGCAGAAACAGACCACCCTCAAGCGTTAGAGAAGCTGATCGACGATAAAACATCTGCAATTTTTTGTGAAAGTGTTGGCAACCCCGCCGGAAACATCTGCGATATTAGGGCCCTCGCTGATCTCGCTCACAAACACGGAATACCACTTATCGTCGACAATACGGTTGCTTCACCAATCCTTCTGAGGCCTATCGAGCACGGAGCCGACATAGTTCTGCACTCTCTCACAAAATTCTTGGGGGGACACGGCACAACACTCGGCGGAGCGATCATCGATAGTGGAAATTTTTCATGGAAAGAGCACGCTTCGCGATTCCCAATGTTCAACCAACCGGACGTCTCATACCATGGCATGGTCTACACCGAGCACTTCGGGAAAGGCGCGTATTTAGGAAGGTGCCGCAGCTTCTATCAACGTACGACTGGAGCTGTTCTAGCGCCCCTAAGCTCTTTTCTGCTGCTGCAAGGCATCGAAACGGTGGCACTGCGAATTGAGCGTCATGTACAAAACGGTAGAAAAGTAGCCGAATTCCTAAAAAACGACGCAAGAGTTAAGTGGGTGAACTACGCTGGATTCCCAGAGAGTCCCTATCATGCAATGGCTCAAAAATATATGAATGGGCAAGCCTGCTCGCTGATGACAGTCGGAATCGGTGGAGGCTACGAAGCTGCGATTAAATTTCATGACTCGCTGAAGCTTTTTACTCGACTTGTCAATTTAGGTGACGCAAAATCCCTAGCCTGCCACCCAGCTTCGACGACCCATCGACAGATGTCAGACGAAGCAAAGCGCCATGCAGGAGTTCTGCCAGAGATGATTCGCCTCAGCGTTGGAATCGAACATATTGACGACATCATTGCAGATTTAGATCAAGCACTCAGCGCATCAACGCGCTGACATTCCCAAATAGCTCGTGTAAATGTTTCGGGAGAAAATCTAATGCCCGTTTGTTTGGATCCCAATTTTTCTGGTGAAAACAGAACTGTACGGACGAATTTGCTTCGCAGCAAGCCGTCTCAAACTCTCCATCATCGGTCGGACAAGTCCGTCACAATTGGATTGATCAACAACATGCCCGACGGGGCACTAGAAGCAACAGAGCGTCAGTTTATCTCTCTGCTTGAGTCAGCATCGGGGGATATGCAAATCAAACTGTCGTTTCACACCCTGTCTAATATCCCCCGAAACGAGCAAGGTGCTCTTCACATCAAGAACTTCTATTCGAATGTCGACAATCTTTCTGGCAAGAAACTCGACGGACTCATAGTGACTGGCAGAGAGCCTCTGACACCGAATCTCCAAGACGAGCTCTATTGGCAAGACTTCGTAAAAATTCTTGAGTGGGCCAAAGACAATACTTATTCGACCATCTGGTCCTGCCTGGCAGCGCATGCGGCGTTGTTGCATATGGATGGGATCAACCGGATCAAAAGCAAACACAAACACTGCGGTGTATTTGAATGTGCTAAACAGTCGGATCACCCCTTGATGAAAGATTCGCCCGCATCCTTCAGACTTCCGCACTCCCGATGGAACGGCATCTCCGAAGATGCGCTGCTCGACCATGGATATAAGATCCTAACGCAATCTCAG is drawn from Edaphobacter lichenicola and contains these coding sequences:
- a CDS encoding O-acetylhomoserine aminocarboxypropyltransferase/cysteine synthase family protein, which encodes MHFNAGTAHTCAGQKRIKMKRDTIAIHGGYEVDPTTKAVAVPIYQTVSYAFDSADHAAALFNLEAEGYRYTRIGNPTTAVLERRVAALEGGLDALCVSSGQAAVNYAVLNVTQLGSNIVSVPQLYGTTHTLFAHILPSQGVTVRFAETDHPQALEKLIDDKTSAIFCESVGNPAGNICDIRALADLAHKHGIPLIVDNTVASPILLRPIEHGADIVLHSLTKFLGGHGTTLGGAIIDSGNFSWKEHASRFPMFNQPDVSYHGMVYTEHFGKGAYLGRCRSFYQRTTGAVLAPLSSFLLLQGIETVALRIERHVQNGRKVAEFLKNDARVKWVNYAGFPESPYHAMAQKYMNGQACSLMTVGIGGGYEAAIKFHDSLKLFTRLVNLGDAKSLACHPASTTHRQMSDEAKRHAGVLPEMIRLSVGIEHIDDIIADLDQALSASTR
- the metA gene encoding homoserine O-succinyltransferase MetA; this encodes MPVCLDPNFSGENRTVRTNLLRSKPSQTLHHRSDKSVTIGLINNMPDGALEATERQFISLLESASGDMQIKLSFHTLSNIPRNEQGALHIKNFYSNVDNLSGKKLDGLIVTGREPLTPNLQDELYWQDFVKILEWAKDNTYSTIWSCLAAHAALLHMDGINRIKSKHKHCGVFECAKQSDHPLMKDSPASFRLPHSRWNGISEDALLDHGYKILTQSQHIGADTFVKENKSLFVFFQGHPEYESNTLLLEYRRDIGRYLRGETNTYPLMPQGYFDDSTVIALAALQAEVKSQPREDFFAKSSAILGNSSLEDTWHSTAACIYRNWLAYIYDQKQRRLDESDCFSPSHEIDDLAPMLAATGTASTSHQRRKTRLAV